A stretch of the Chlorobiota bacterium genome encodes the following:
- a CDS encoding DUF814 domain-containing protein, with the protein MIRHRILLEKEIELLRKVIVNTTLAECFSQDKNRIVMRFLKGIESIFVETSIDLQIGYTIILNEFNRAKKNTIDFFNDALGEKIVDINIHHSERVVNLMLSNNKCISIIFFGSGNGNVIFTNNNLIQESFQKFDNNFDDILFGELQEEVTSFSNLYKNILLSDENALKTIVQLMPQIGRRIALESLFRSNLDPNFILKNIDKSVLDLLLNHIDIVYSECELSNLFYIYYTQNEVIFVPTKFLSLEEKSVKVESFDNLNKAIRTYRAITGVNSSFELLRKQMLNKVTDDIEKLQATLKKKIKIEELEKKAFESDEIGKLIIANIFRIEKGAKKIEVTNFYDQQFEIFLDENLTAVENAERYFRKSKNSKLAIVKNELDLVSTKKRRDILMRLEFKVKNSKTIKELESIKKDNSKSFRPVGEAHIAGAPERFRKFIVNEKYEIYAGKNATNNDELTTKFARQNDYWFHARGSSGSHVILKWDNLKEKPTKELIKTAASIAAYFSGAKNSKMVSVAYTLKKYVRKPKGSAIGSVIIDKEEVLLVEPKLP; encoded by the coding sequence GTGATTAGGCACAGAATTCTTTTAGAAAAAGAGATTGAACTATTAAGAAAAGTTATTGTTAATACTACTTTAGCAGAATGTTTTTCCCAAGATAAGAACAGAATTGTAATGCGATTTCTTAAAGGGATTGAATCAATTTTTGTTGAAACTTCAATTGACTTGCAAATTGGATATACTATAATTCTTAATGAATTCAATCGGGCAAAAAAAAATACTATTGATTTTTTCAATGATGCTTTAGGTGAAAAAATTGTAGATATAAATATACATCATTCAGAAAGAGTTGTAAATTTAATGTTGTCAAACAATAAATGTATTTCAATAATATTCTTTGGTTCAGGCAATGGAAATGTTATTTTCACAAACAATAATTTAATTCAAGAATCTTTCCAAAAATTTGATAATAATTTTGATGATATTTTGTTTGGAGAGCTACAAGAAGAAGTAACTTCATTTTCAAATCTATACAAGAATATTTTATTGAGTGATGAAAATGCTTTAAAAACAATTGTTCAATTAATGCCACAAATAGGGCGTAGAATAGCACTTGAGTCGCTATTTAGATCTAATTTAGACCCAAATTTTATTTTAAAAAATATCGATAAATCTGTACTAGATTTATTATTGAACCACATAGATATTGTTTATTCTGAATGTGAATTAAGTAATTTGTTTTATATTTATTATACTCAAAATGAAGTGATTTTTGTACCAACAAAGTTTCTTTCGTTAGAAGAAAAATCTGTGAAAGTTGAAAGTTTTGATAACTTAAATAAAGCAATACGGACTTATAGAGCTATTACAGGAGTAAACTCATCGTTTGAATTATTAAGGAAACAGATGCTTAATAAAGTAACTGATGATATTGAAAAATTACAAGCAACACTAAAGAAAAAAATTAAAATAGAAGAACTCGAAAAGAAAGCTTTTGAATCAGATGAAATTGGGAAGTTAATAATAGCAAATATATTTAGGATAGAAAAAGGGGCGAAAAAAATTGAAGTTACAAATTTTTATGATCAACAATTTGAGATATTTTTAGATGAGAATTTAACTGCTGTTGAAAATGCAGAACGTTACTTTAGGAAATCTAAAAATTCAAAATTGGCAATTGTAAAAAATGAACTTGATTTAGTGAGTACAAAAAAACGAAGAGATATATTAATGAGATTAGAGTTTAAAGTTAAAAATAGTAAAACAATAAAAGAATTGGAGTCTATAAAAAAAGATAATTCAAAATCATTTCGTCCAGTTGGAGAGGCTCATATTGCAGGTGCTCCAGAAAGATTTAGGAAATTTATTGTAAATGAAAAGTACGAAATTTACGCTGGAAAAAACGCTACAAATAACGATGAATTAACTACAAAATTTGCAAGACAAAATGATTATTGGTTTCATGCAAGGGGGAGTTCTGGTTCGCATGTAATATTAAAATGGGATAATTTAAAAGAGAAACCTACTAAAGAATTAATTAAAACTGCAGCAAGTATAGCTGCTTATTTTTCTGGAGCAAAAAATTCAAAAATGGTTTCAGTTGCATATACTTTAAAAAAATATGTTCGAAAACCAAAAGGTTCAGCAATTGGATCTGTTATTATAGATAAGGAAGAAGTATTATTAGTTGAGCCAAAACTACCATAA
- a CDS encoding SDR family oxidoreductase encodes MEINSETVIVITGASSGIGRAIALALANYKAKIVILARRKNLIDELSKEIRIKGAEVYGIECDVTLKNETESTIDKIIEKYGKIDVLINNAGRGHFGYIEDTTEEQIDNIFKVNVFSLWYTTAKTLQYMRPNNSGHIINISSIAGKIGFPSNAAYVSAKHAVVGFNRALRCELVGTNINATVVMPAGVLTDWAVNTEGGSMIELFEYESKRGSEIAKAEGIIQPKIPLLRPEEIASKIIECIKNPTPELYTHEGTQQLAINYEQDIVSVEKTLIPSWIANREGYLKIKS; translated from the coding sequence ATGGAAATTAATTCTGAAACAGTAATTGTGATTACTGGTGCAAGCTCTGGAATTGGGAGAGCTATTGCGTTGGCTTTAGCAAATTATAAAGCTAAAATTGTAATTCTAGCTAGAAGAAAAAATTTGATAGATGAGTTATCAAAAGAAATTAGAATTAAAGGAGCTGAAGTTTATGGGATTGAATGTGACGTAACATTAAAAAATGAAACAGAATCAACAATAGATAAAATCATTGAAAAGTATGGTAAAATAGATGTATTAATAAACAATGCTGGTAGAGGTCATTTTGGATATATTGAAGACACAACAGAAGAGCAAATTGATAATATATTTAAAGTTAATGTCTTTTCACTTTGGTATACAACAGCAAAAACTCTTCAATACATGAGACCTAATAACTCAGGGCATATAATTAATATTTCATCTATTGCAGGTAAAATTGGTTTTCCATCAAATGCAGCTTATGTATCTGCTAAGCACGCAGTTGTAGGCTTTAACAGAGCGCTAAGGTGTGAGTTAGTTGGTACAAATATTAATGCAACAGTTGTAATGCCAGCTGGAGTACTAACTGATTGGGCTGTAAATACCGAAGGTGGAAGTATGATTGAATTATTTGAATATGAATCTAAAAGAGGGTCAGAAATTGCGAAAGCTGAAGGAATTATTCAACCTAAAATTCCTTTGTTAAGACCTGAAGAAATAGCAAGTAAAATAATTGAATGTATAAAAAACCCAACTCCAGAACTGTATACACACGAAGGAACCCAACAATTAGCTATAAATTATGAACAAGATATTGTATCTGTTGAAAAAACATTAATTCCTTCTTGGATTGCAAATAGAGAAGGTTATTTGAAAATTAAATCATAA
- a CDS encoding dehydrogenase E1 component subunit alpha/beta → MYFTNEKQLKLYKSLLLPRLIEEKMMILLRQGKISKWFSGIGQEAISVGATEALQKTDFILPLHRNLGVFTSRGVPLDKLFLQWQGKKEGFTKGRDRSFHFGSLEHRIIGMISHLGAMLGVADGLALASNLLKEKNNKLSDLELDGLLKNEGNSISLVFSGDGGASEGDFHEAINTAAVWDLPVIFLIENNGYGLSTPSSEQFRCKQFIDKAIGYGIEGVQVDGNNILEVYSTVSKIASKMRVNRKPVILEAVTFRMRGHEEASGNKYVPRELIIEWEKKDPIKNFENKLFYSGILNESSKIQIRNNIKSKIDEAVYIMLTDLPFISNEQEEINDVYSVKKRKFSIPKNDNLIENEIRFVDAISEGLTESLNQNEKLIVMGQDIAEYGGAFKVTDGLLNTFGKARIRNTPLCESAIIGAGLGLALRGFNSVIEMQFADFVSCGFNQIVNNLAKTHYRWGESVNVTLRMPTGAGVGAGPFHSQSNEAWFTHVAGLKVVYPSTPYNAKGLLISSIEDPNPVLYFEHKHLYRLIKGIVPNGYYTIPIGEARVVQNGNDATIVTYGWGVHWAIEVANQLKDIYSIEVIDLQTLLPLDKQTIYDSIRKTSKCLVLHEDTLTGGYGGEISALISEFCFNFLDAPVMRLCSMDTPVPFNPILEADYLPCSKLKKKILELLEW, encoded by the coding sequence ATGTATTTTACAAACGAAAAGCAATTAAAACTGTATAAATCACTTTTATTGCCAAGATTGATTGAAGAAAAAATGATGATTCTTCTTCGACAAGGGAAAATTAGTAAATGGTTTTCTGGAATTGGACAAGAAGCAATTTCAGTTGGAGCAACAGAGGCTTTGCAAAAAACAGATTTCATTTTACCACTACATAGGAACCTTGGAGTTTTTACTTCTAGGGGAGTTCCTCTTGATAAGCTTTTCCTTCAATGGCAAGGTAAAAAAGAAGGCTTTACAAAAGGGAGAGATAGATCATTTCATTTTGGATCGTTGGAACATAGAATAATTGGCATGATCTCACATCTTGGAGCAATGCTTGGTGTTGCAGATGGGCTAGCCTTAGCGAGTAATCTTTTAAAAGAAAAAAATAATAAATTATCTGATTTAGAGTTAGATGGATTACTTAAGAATGAAGGAAATTCAATTTCACTTGTATTTAGTGGTGATGGAGGTGCAAGTGAAGGTGATTTTCATGAAGCAATTAACACAGCTGCAGTTTGGGATTTACCAGTGATTTTTTTAATTGAAAATAATGGCTATGGATTATCAACTCCTTCAAGTGAACAGTTTAGATGCAAACAATTTATTGACAAAGCAATTGGTTATGGTATTGAAGGTGTTCAAGTTGATGGTAATAATATCTTAGAGGTTTATTCTACAGTTTCAAAAATTGCATCAAAAATGCGAGTTAATAGAAAACCTGTAATTCTAGAAGCAGTGACTTTTAGAATGAGAGGTCATGAAGAAGCTTCAGGTAATAAATATGTTCCTCGTGAGTTGATTATAGAATGGGAAAAAAAAGATCCAATTAAAAATTTTGAAAATAAATTATTTTATTCTGGAATTCTAAATGAATCATCAAAAATTCAAATAAGAAATAATATTAAAAGTAAGATTGATGAAGCAGTATATATTATGCTTACAGATTTACCATTTATTTCCAACGAACAAGAAGAAATTAATGATGTTTATTCTGTGAAAAAAAGAAAATTCTCAATACCCAAAAATGATAATTTAATTGAAAATGAAATTAGATTTGTTGATGCAATTTCTGAAGGATTAACAGAATCTTTAAATCAAAATGAGAAATTAATTGTGATGGGGCAAGACATAGCGGAATATGGTGGAGCATTTAAAGTTACAGATGGATTATTGAATACTTTTGGAAAAGCAAGGATTAGAAATACTCCTCTTTGTGAATCAGCTATAATTGGAGCTGGTCTTGGTCTTGCTTTAAGAGGATTTAATTCTGTAATTGAGATGCAATTCGCAGATTTTGTTTCATGTGGATTTAACCAGATTGTTAATAACCTTGCTAAAACCCATTACAGATGGGGTGAGTCGGTTAATGTTACTTTAAGAATGCCTACAGGTGCTGGAGTTGGAGCAGGACCATTCCACTCTCAAAGCAATGAAGCTTGGTTTACTCATGTTGCTGGATTAAAAGTTGTTTACCCATCTACTCCATACAATGCTAAAGGTTTGTTGATAAGCTCTATTGAAGACCCTAATCCAGTCTTGTATTTTGAACATAAGCATTTGTATAGGCTCATTAAAGGGATTGTGCCAAATGGATATTATACTATTCCAATTGGAGAAGCTAGAGTTGTTCAAAATGGAAATGATGCCACAATTGTTACTTATGGTTGGGGAGTTCATTGGGCAATAGAAGTGGCAAACCAACTTAAAGATATTTACAGTATTGAGGTGATTGATTTGCAAACTTTATTACCTTTAGACAAACAGACAATTTATGATTCAATAAGAAAAACTTCCAAATGTTTAGTACTTCATGAAGATACTTTAACTGGTGGTTATGGAGGAGAAATTTCTGCTTTGATAAGTGAATTCTGCTTTAATTTTCTTGATGCACCCGTAATGAGACTATGTTCTATGGATACTCCTGTTCCATTTAACCCAATTTTGGAAGCTGATTATTTACCTTGTTCAAAACTTAAGAAAAAGATTTTGGAGTTATTGGAATGGTAA
- a CDS encoding T9SS type A sorting domain-containing protein yields MCKFISISIILFLYYSNIFASNYFVSADATGAGNGSISNPWKLQQALNSPLSITNPVDTVWVWLKGGTYTDTLDAQNSFTCLTNGKVNAPIIFRNLNNERVTIDGQLSYTMSFVLGNCSYTWIWGLEFTNSSTADRDHPTIDRLGNVYCTAENIKFINLIVHDMGSGLDLWKTSKNSESYGNIIYNIGNNLANGVNWEGHGHGMYLQNDTMGTKYIHNNIVFNTFGYGIKVWQTTTTAAIGNFDIQKNIVFNGGTTSENMGGVGNNYRTHNFFVVANGANNPIINTVIKNNYTYSGNNSPRPPVNAFGLNFGVKNFVLDSNYFTCQTRLGYNNTSLFDASVKGNNFIAGILPSYGYYLWGFAETDYPQNKFLSTQPSIGLEYFILPNKYDLKRSHLVIYNWESANIVQINIKNSGLKAGDKYELINTMDYFNDVISGIVPNDGIINVPMTGHTFSAVIGSKKPSTSQFPIFGAFVIRKTQVASTINENENETKNEIIISPNPSYNIFNLKFLLKNSCNYDMIITDMNGKETTFLKDKYLSKGNNEVQISMKDYQDGVYFINICGKFNSIKSKLIFKK; encoded by the coding sequence ATGTGTAAATTCATTTCAATTTCGATAATTCTTTTCTTGTATTATTCCAACATATTTGCAAGTAATTATTTTGTTTCAGCTGATGCAACAGGTGCTGGAAATGGTAGCATTAGTAATCCATGGAAACTTCAACAAGCTTTAAATTCTCCGCTTTCTATTACTAACCCTGTGGATACTGTATGGGTTTGGTTAAAAGGTGGAACTTACACCGACACTTTAGATGCTCAAAATTCATTTACTTGTTTAACAAATGGAAAAGTTAATGCCCCAATTATTTTTAGAAATTTAAACAATGAAAGAGTTACTATAGATGGGCAGTTAAGTTATACCATGTCTTTTGTGTTAGGTAATTGCAGTTATACTTGGATTTGGGGATTAGAATTCACTAATTCAAGCACAGCAGACCGAGATCATCCAACTATTGATAGGCTTGGAAATGTTTATTGTACTGCTGAAAATATAAAATTTATAAACTTGATTGTACATGATATGGGTAGTGGATTAGATTTATGGAAAACTTCTAAGAACTCTGAAAGTTATGGAAATATAATTTACAATATTGGTAATAATCTTGCAAATGGTGTTAATTGGGAGGGTCATGGACATGGGATGTATTTACAAAATGATACTATGGGTACTAAATACATTCACAATAACATTGTTTTTAATACATTTGGATATGGAATAAAAGTTTGGCAAACAACTACAACTGCAGCAATAGGTAATTTTGATATACAAAAAAATATAGTATTTAATGGTGGAACAACATCTGAAAATATGGGTGGTGTTGGTAATAATTATAGAACACATAATTTTTTTGTAGTTGCCAATGGTGCCAATAATCCAATTATAAATACAGTTATTAAGAATAATTATACTTATTCGGGAAATAATTCACCTAGACCACCAGTGAATGCTTTTGGTCTAAATTTTGGAGTTAAAAATTTTGTTCTAGATAGTAATTACTTCACTTGTCAAACTAGATTGGGTTACAACAATACTTCATTATTTGATGCATCAGTAAAAGGTAATAATTTCATTGCAGGTATTTTGCCAAGTTATGGATATTATTTGTGGGGCTTTGCTGAGACTGATTACCCTCAAAACAAATTTTTATCAACTCAACCATCAATTGGTTTAGAGTATTTTATTCTACCAAACAAATATGATTTAAAACGTTCTCATCTAGTAATCTATAATTGGGAAAGTGCTAATATTGTTCAAATTAATATTAAAAATTCTGGACTTAAAGCTGGAGATAAATATGAGCTAATTAATACAATGGATTACTTTAATGATGTTATTTCTGGTATAGTACCAAATGATGGAATTATAAATGTACCAATGACTGGGCATACTTTTTCTGCAGTTATTGGATCCAAGAAACCGTCTACATCACAATTTCCAATATTTGGTGCATTTGTTATTCGTAAAACACAAGTTGCAAGTACAATTAATGAAAATGAAAACGAAACAAAAAACGAAATAATTATTTCACCAAATCCATCATACAATATATTTAATTTGAAATTTTTATTAAAAAATTCATGCAATTACGATATGATAATCACTGATATGAATGGCAAGGAAACTACATTTCTAAAGGATAAATATTTAAGTAAAGGTAATAATGAGGTTCAAATTAGTATGAAAGATTATCAAGATGGAGTTTACTTTATAAATATTTGTGGTAAATTTAATTCTATAAAAAGTAAGCTAATATTTAAAAAATAA
- a CDS encoding outer membrane beta-barrel protein, with the protein MFPKLWLDAGFFKAHLGTESILPKENFTISSAVGSFYEASIESGFRLNYNPIQELSINFYLLNGYNLFIDNNTKKSFGSLVTYNFNDNSIISYSNYIGDDTPSSGDSISHLLLQQNLYFNSQVGNLKYQIGFDYAIKQNSDVSNLKQSASMISGILGLKYIFNDNYSLYGRGEYFEDPNGILSGVIIDSKNKSTGFKLFGLTAGVEYKPTDNSYLRIEGRQLIMDSDQKIFRVKNPLTNSRFEVLSNLGISF; encoded by the coding sequence ATCTTCCCTAAATTATGGTTAGATGCTGGATTTTTCAAGGCACATTTAGGTACAGAAAGTATCCTTCCAAAAGAGAATTTTACCATCTCATCTGCAGTTGGTTCATTTTATGAGGCTTCAATTGAAAGTGGTTTCCGATTGAACTATAATCCAATACAAGAATTATCAATTAATTTTTATTTATTAAATGGTTATAATTTGTTTATTGATAACAATACTAAAAAGTCATTTGGATCTTTGGTGACATATAATTTTAATGACAATAGCATCATTAGTTACAGTAATTATATTGGAGATGATACTCCATCATCAGGTGATAGTATAAGTCATTTATTATTGCAACAGAATTTATACTTTAATTCACAAGTAGGAAATTTAAAATATCAAATTGGTTTTGATTATGCAATTAAGCAGAATTCAGATGTTTCTAACTTAAAGCAATCTGCAAGTATGATAAGTGGAATATTAGGTTTGAAATATATATTTAATGATAATTATTCTTTATATGGTCGTGGTGAATATTTTGAAGATCCAAATGGAATTTTGTCTGGAGTAATTATTGATAGTAAAAATAAATCTACTGGGTTTAAGCTTTTTGGATTAACTGCAGGAGTTGAATACAAGCCAACTGATAATTCTTATTTAAGAATAGAGGGTAGGCAGTTAATAATGGATAGTGATCAAAAAATTTTTAGAGTTAAAAATCCTCTTACAAATAGTCGTTTTGAAGTATTGAGTAATCTTGGAATCTCTTTCTAA
- a CDS encoding ammonium transporter translates to MFDTGTTGFMLLATSLVMLMTPGLAFFYGGLSGKRNILGIMMQCFVSMGITTIMWYACGYSLCFSGDALGGVIGNLDKAFMMGVNLNSTFSGNTKLPEFVFMAYQMMFAIITPALITGAFVNRVTFKSYIVFLVLWQLLVYYPFAHMVWGGGLLQQWGVLDFAGGIVVHATAGFAALASVIYVGKRRNKESPPNSIPLIAIGTGLLWFGWYGFNAGSALDVNAVTGLAFLNTDIAASFAAITWLIIEWKVQKKPKFVGLLTGAVAGLATITPAAGFVSLNGAVLIGILSGIVCYLAVHLKNKMGWDDALDVWGVHGVGGCLGTILLGVLASKGVNVSGADGLINGGTTFFLHQVIAVVGACIYAFVFTYVMLKLINIFIPVKVSHEAEDEGLDTSLHGEIAYDSGAL, encoded by the coding sequence ATGTTCGATACTGGAACTACCGGATTTATGTTATTAGCTACAAGTCTTGTAATGCTTATGACTCCAGGCTTAGCTTTCTTTTATGGAGGTCTCTCTGGCAAAAGAAACATATTGGGTATAATGATGCAGTGTTTTGTTTCAATGGGAATAACAACAATAATGTGGTATGCCTGTGGATATTCATTATGTTTTAGTGGTGATGCATTAGGAGGAGTTATAGGGAATTTAGATAAAGCATTTATGATGGGAGTAAATTTAAATTCAACTTTTTCGGGTAATACAAAGCTCCCTGAATTTGTTTTTATGGCATACCAAATGATGTTCGCAATAATTACCCCTGCTTTAATTACAGGTGCATTTGTTAATAGAGTTACATTCAAATCATATATCGTATTCTTAGTTCTTTGGCAATTGCTTGTTTATTATCCTTTTGCTCATATGGTTTGGGGGGGTGGATTATTGCAGCAATGGGGAGTTCTTGATTTTGCTGGTGGGATAGTGGTTCATGCTACAGCTGGTTTTGCTGCTTTGGCTTCAGTTATTTATGTTGGAAAAAGAAGGAATAAAGAATCTCCTCCAAATAGTATTCCGTTGATTGCAATAGGTACTGGCTTGTTATGGTTTGGTTGGTATGGGTTTAACGCTGGGAGTGCATTAGATGTAAATGCTGTTACTGGGTTAGCTTTTTTGAATACAGATATTGCTGCTTCATTTGCTGCAATCACATGGCTTATTATAGAATGGAAAGTTCAAAAAAAACCAAAGTTTGTAGGTCTGTTAACTGGCGCTGTTGCTGGATTAGCAACTATAACTCCAGCAGCAGGCTTTGTATCGCTAAATGGTGCAGTTCTAATAGGTATTTTATCAGGTATTGTATGTTATCTTGCAGTCCATTTAAAGAATAAAATGGGATGGGATGATGCTCTTGATGTTTGGGGTGTTCATGGTGTGGGTGGATGTTTGGGAACAATTTTGCTAGGAGTTTTAGCTTCTAAAGGTGTAAATGTTTCTGGCGCAGATGGTTTAATAAATGGTGGAACAACATTCTTTTTACATCAAGTAATTGCTGTTGTTGGTGCTTGTATTTATGCATTTGTTTTTACTTATGTTATGTTGAAATTAATTAACATTTTTATTCCAGTTAAAGTATCTCATGAAGCAGAGGATGAAGGCTTAGATACATCACTACATGGTGAAATTGCTTATGATTCAGGAGCTTTATAA
- the dusB gene encoding tRNA dihydrouridine synthase DusB, whose amino-acid sequence MKIGDIEVQNGLLLAPMEDVTDAPFRRVCKQFGADIVYTEFISSEGLVRDAKRSLHKLTVYEDERPIAIQIFGGRDEAMSKAAQMAEDARPDFIDINCGCWVKDVVARNAGAALLRDLPAMDKIVRCVVNSTKLPVTVKTRLGWDRNSIRILEVAQMLEQTGIAALAIHCRTRDQGHEGLVSWEYIEQIKNVISIPVILNGDVKTCYDVKRAFEVGADAVMIGRAAITNPWIFREAHHYLKTGEIHTPPTLLERIKVSLEHLRHNLEFKGDKYGILEIRKFWGGYLHGLPLASLVRKDIIVMETYDEIEARLMKYPQEVEDFLKLKDAYQKHESEIV is encoded by the coding sequence ATGAAAATTGGAGATATAGAAGTTCAGAATGGATTATTACTAGCACCAATGGAAGATGTTACAGATGCACCATTCAGAAGAGTATGTAAACAATTTGGTGCAGATATTGTATATACGGAATTCATTTCAAGTGAAGGATTAGTTCGTGATGCTAAACGATCTCTTCATAAGCTAACTGTCTATGAAGATGAAAGACCAATTGCAATACAGATTTTTGGAGGACGTGATGAAGCTATGTCAAAAGCTGCACAAATGGCTGAGGATGCCAGACCAGATTTTATTGATATAAATTGTGGATGTTGGGTAAAAGATGTTGTTGCTAGAAATGCTGGGGCAGCATTATTACGAGATTTGCCTGCAATGGATAAAATTGTACGGTGTGTTGTAAATTCTACAAAACTACCAGTCACTGTAAAAACTAGGTTAGGTTGGGATCGTAATTCAATAAGAATACTAGAAGTGGCTCAAATGCTTGAACAAACAGGTATTGCGGCTCTAGCAATTCATTGTAGAACACGAGATCAAGGGCATGAAGGTTTAGTTTCATGGGAATACATTGAACAAATTAAAAATGTAATTTCTATTCCTGTAATTCTTAATGGAGATGTAAAAACTTGTTATGATGTTAAAAGAGCATTTGAAGTTGGTGCCGATGCTGTTATGATTGGAAGAGCTGCTATTACAAACCCTTGGATATTCCGTGAAGCTCATCATTATCTTAAAACTGGAGAAATTCATACCCCACCTACATTACTTGAAAGAATAAAAGTATCTTTAGAACATTTAAGGCATAATCTGGAGTTTAAAGGTGACAAGTATGGGATTTTAGAAATCAGAAAATTTTGGGGGGGATATTTGCATGGATTACCTTTAGCCAGCCTAGTTAGAAAAGACATTATTGTTATGGAAACTTATGATGAGATTGAAGCCAGACTAATGAAATATCCACAAGAAGTTGAAGACTTTCTGAAACTTAAGGATGCTTATCAAAAACATGAATCTGAGATTGTTTAA
- the ruvC gene encoding crossover junction endodeoxyribonuclease RuvC: MRILGIDPGTLVTGYGVINCEGDKLSLVECGVVQMSGKLPIDVRLKEMFLRLQKVIKRSKPDLCSIESAFYHKNVQSTLKIGYARGVSMLAASLGNLHVSEYSPRSIKLTVTGSGASSKEQVEYMVLQILNLKEKQNDLLDATDALAVAICHHYSLNKTIKPEMSVKKTKLKKGRSAWGEFVNNNKELTNIK, translated from the coding sequence ATGAGAATTTTAGGAATAGATCCAGGAACTCTAGTAACGGGTTATGGGGTAATAAATTGTGAAGGAGATAAACTTTCATTAGTTGAATGTGGTGTAGTTCAAATGTCTGGTAAACTCCCAATTGATGTTCGACTTAAAGAAATGTTTCTAAGATTACAAAAAGTTATTAAAAGAAGTAAACCAGATTTATGTTCAATTGAATCTGCATTTTACCATAAAAATGTTCAATCAACATTAAAGATTGGATATGCAAGAGGCGTTTCAATGTTAGCTGCTTCATTAGGAAATTTGCATGTATCTGAATATTCACCAAGAAGTATTAAGTTAACTGTAACAGGAAGTGGAGCTTCATCAAAAGAACAAGTTGAGTATATGGTATTACAAATTTTAAATTTGAAGGAAAAGCAAAATGATTTATTAGATGCTACAGATGCATTAGCTGTTGCAATTTGCCATCATTACTCGTTAAATAAAACTATCAAGCCTGAAATGTCCGTTAAAAAAACTAAATTGAAAAAAGGTAGATCAGCATGGGGAGAATTTGTAAATAACAATAAAGAATTAACAAATATAAAGTAG
- a CDS encoding septum formation inhibitor Maf yields MKNSLLKFSFVILIVASTFLIPSCDSANGNSNKVIVDVSKDIIKSTSDDFQKYWYQGKAELNRYELTQARYGELRHGDAVAIFVTEDFLVDKKIKLESNPAGRENTSVLKLNLQKTFITGIYPYSLMSSVFMPVDRVKYPDVLKTVSSGQEWCGQIYTQMNLTKNGYHLNEHSYFEKEGDREIDLSKAIVEEALFTLIRISPQELPIGKINIIPSSLSRRLRHVEPKVHEANAILEKTSEGMKYSINYTTDSRSLTIDFLPSFPYTITGWSETYIDGFGSSAKELTTTARLTHTFMDNYWSHHSLADTVLRSKLGFK; encoded by the coding sequence ATGAAAAATAGTCTTTTAAAATTTTCTTTTGTAATTCTGATTGTTGCTTCAACCTTTTTAATTCCTTCATGTGATTCAGCAAATGGGAATTCCAATAAAGTTATTGTTGATGTATCAAAAGACATTATTAAATCTACGAGTGATGATTTTCAAAAATATTGGTATCAAGGGAAAGCTGAGTTAAATAGATATGAACTTACACAAGCTAGATATGGTGAGCTTCGTCATGGTGATGCAGTTGCAATTTTTGTTACGGAAGATTTTCTTGTTGACAAAAAAATAAAATTAGAAAGTAATCCAGCAGGTCGTGAAAATACTTCAGTGTTAAAACTGAATTTACAAAAAACTTTTATAACTGGAATTTATCCCTATTCTTTAATGTCTTCAGTATTTATGCCAGTTGATAGAGTTAAATATCCAGATGTTTTAAAAACTGTTAGCTCCGGACAAGAATGGTGTGGTCAGATTTACACTCAAATGAATTTAACAAAAAATGGTTATCATTTAAATGAACATTCCTATTTTGAAAAAGAGGGGGATAGAGAAATTGATTTATCGAAAGCTATTGTTGAGGAGGCTTTATTTACTCTAATAAGAATTTCTCCACAAGAATTACCAATAGGAAAAATTAATATTATACCTTCTTCATTATCAAGAAGATTGAGACATGTGGAACCAAAAGTTCATGAAGCAAATGCTATACTTGAGAAAACTTCTGAGGGTATGAAATACAGTATAAATTATACAACAGATTCAAGGTCTTTGACAATAGACTTCCTACCTTCATTCCCCTATACAATTACAGGTTGGTCAGAAACATACATAGATGGGTTTGGTAGTTCGGCAAAAGAATTAACAACAACAGCAAGACTTACTCACACGTTTATGGATAATTACTGGAGTCATCATTCATTGGCTGATACGGTATTAAGATCTAAATTAGGGTTTAAATAA